The DNA window gtgagacaaaaactctgtattccttcttcttttttatagtgaaatctggtggtggttgaaatggatgtagctcaatttgagtgaatcactataaatctgtgtgttcttgtgttcttatttcttgtgtttttatatattgttttcaaACAGGTCGGATTTGAGAGATAAATcctaacaaatattattatttactgaTTTTGGAACACtgagttttcttattttaagtgCAGAAACTGTGGCAAGTAATTGTGTGGCAAGTAATTGTGATGCCTCCAGGTcaaggaggaggaggagcaCCAAGTGATGTATTTCTGGAGTTAAATGACGATGTAACCACCCCAGGCGGAAGTACGTTAGAAAGAATTTCAAATATTGGTTGTTATACTTTATTTTGTGCTTCAATTCTTGTTTGTGGATTCActcaattttgaaattttaaactaatattataatacGAGGCTTTTAATTGTGGTCATTGAAGAATCAATAGATTATACACTTGCTTTTAAATTGTAACTTGGGttatgatttaatatttttggctCTATCGTATGGCCTGTCGTTAAACATGTCTCttgttttctcaattcagaacCAATGCAAATTGGCAAATTACATCATCTCTGTTGAAAGGCTGAACCAATACATGCATATACCAAGTGAAGCTCCAGAAGTAATAGAAGAGACCAGACCTCCACTCAATTGGCCGTCTATGGGTAAATTTGAGATTCAAGGTTTGCAGGTAAAAAGACTATCATATGGAGTAAATTTCACGTTTGTTCTTGAATTAGTAATGGTTGattatgaattatgaatttgaaaaaaaaaacagatcaGATACAGGGATGATACACCATTAGTCCTTCGTGGAATAAGTTGCACATTTCAAGGTGGGCATAAGATTGGTATTGTTGGTAGAACTGGAAGTGGGAAGACAACGCTCATAAGTGCCTTATTTCGCTTGGTTGAGCCCTCTGGGGGGAAAGATTGTAGTAGATGGGATCGATATAACAACTCTTGGACTTCATGATCTGAGGTCGAGATTTGGCATTATACCGAAAGATCCAACTCTTTTTAATGGAACTGTGAGATACAAACTCGCCCCCTTGTCTCAACACACCGATGATGAGATTTGGGAGGCAAGCATTATCCCCTTATCTTTCTTTTAGTTATATTAAGACTTCAAACttcaaaagaaaacaaagatTTGATCTTTTATGTCTAATTTGAACAGGTTCTTGGAAAGTGTCAGCTTGTGAAGGAGTACTAGTCACATTACCATTCTGCTGCTGCTGAGATGATTAATTTGAGTGAAGATGCATGAATTTGAGTCTTAACAACTCTCATATGGCTGGCTGGCCATGTGAAAAATCTCTGTTTCCAGCTGTTGCTGCTAACTAATGCTCGAAGATGGAATGGATTGCAAAACATAATAGATAGATTGGgagaaagaaaagaatattAATGATCCCAAAACGTTGTCAATTTCTTTTGTTAATCTTCATTTCAAAGCTTCCGTGTTAGAGTTTTATCTAAGTGTGGATTACATTTGTAAATGCATGTATATGTCAATCTGGAATGATTACCCagagtttgaaataaaatatttaaaaatataagtgcAACGAGTAGAAGTTTTAAAGATGAAACAAACTATCGAGAACCTCAAAATCAAGAAGACTAACCCTAGTtctatcaaacaaaaaaaaattaaagggcGTGGGACgcaataaagataaataaataaataaataaaaatttaaagggcGTGGGCGCAAAAAGTATTTTGCGTGGTGcgcaaaaaaaatatcaaagggCATGGGgcgagaaaaaaaaagtttaaagagCGCAAAAAGCATTTTGCGTGGGtgaaaaaaaaggtaaaatttAAGAAGGGTAAAATGgtccaaattttaaaaaaagttatttttgcaAATGTCTTTTATGGGGGTTAATTTTGAGATTACCCctcttttgagggtcatttgatcaaatttcccgttAATATGTGGTTGGGATTTAGAGTCTCTTTGGACTTTAATTGGGATTCATTGGGTTATTCCTAAATTTATTGATAGTTGTTATGAGATCTGGGTGGAGACAGTCAAATTAGCTAGTCTAAAACGGTGAACATTTATTCCGAATTGAAAAATTTTCGACAACTATAGACGACGGATTAGGTCCATTGACAATGTCATTCTCTTACGTGAGATTAAGTAAGATTGTGAACTTGAAGGATGATCTCTCTTGGAAGATCTTTGTGctagtgtttttttttctttaagattttcaatttatttgtatttctttatttttatgcaaTGATTATGTTTTTGTGTTTTAACTCTCCAATATTTTTAAtggaccatttaaaaaatagttataatccatttttttatctttattatttttggacTGAACAATTTTtcgtaaaaaaagaaaaagtaataaaaataaaagattttatttattttaaaccaaaattatattaaagattttattagGCCAAATATCAATGCCAATATCAAGGAGATAAGATCCCACAACTCTGCAATCTTAACATGATCATCTCAAGGTTCTCATCTTCGATTTCTCAAATGTCTGATTTTTCTCCTAATTGCacctgaaattttgaaaatcttgtTCAATAGAGTATTGATTAATTCTTTAGTAGAGGCAAACTATGTAgaatttttgaatttgtttgtttggttctgcgttattcaagttttattatacaattacaagttatgacaaaaaaaatactattacaAGTTATGCTCAGGTGCTATCATAGCTTTGTTAAATAATCATCTTGATTTTTTTCTGAATTTTTGGTTTTATATGACTGAAAACTTCTTTCCTTTCACCTTAATTTTTGGTAACCCcatcaaaataaattgatgcaatattgtattattattgtaGGTTTATGTTGTTAGAGAGTTCTACAAGTAGGGCGTTAAGCCAGTCGAGCTTGCAATTATTTCTATAGAAGTAGTATGTATGACTTTCCCTGCATCTGTTGTCTTTTTATGTacattgttaattttttattggaGTATTGCTAATTTGATTTTGTTCATTTTGGTCATCACTATTGGTACTTGTGATGATGAACCTTTTCTGCCTCAGGTTGCTCCTTATGAGCGTCCAACTCTTAGCAAGGATACCTTCTTCCTGAATTTAAGTTTTCAAATCTTCTAAATCATTACAGCTGATAATCTAAtgcatttatatttattgtccATTTGATACTGATTCCAGTCACTTAGGATGCTTAAAATGAGTATAGATCTGCAATGGGATAATCAATGATTAAAAATGTTGTTGTTCATATAAGTTTGTAACTGGCTTTCTATGCTTATCTGTTAATTTTgtaattcttataattattttcttgttaatttcaatgaaataatgtttttgtattcattattaaattgGTTACACAACACCTCCAAGACTACCAGGATTTCACGTTTGTGTTGGAAGTGGAGGTGAAAGATTGCTAGTAGAGTGGTATATGGAGAAAGGTAAGATCAATTCTTGTTAATTCTTGAATATTAAGATCACATCTCTCAGGTGAGAGTCTAATAGACAAATGTTTTGATCATGCTTGTTTTTGTTGTTGCAGGAATTGAATAGATTCAACACAAAGATAGTTAAGGCAAATCTTTAACTTCTAAGACTCTCACAAGTGCTACAGTGGAAAGTGGAAACCTTTAAATATCAATCTTTGATCATTGCTATTGGTTCTAATGTAAGAATGCTCAACATTCATTCACATCAGATTAACTTGTTTTTCTTCTATTACagtttttgataatatttgtttgcCTAAAACTTAATATGAAAATCAAACATCTGTTGAGAATCGAACAAGGGAGGGTCCTTTGCTAGCGAAAATTAATTCACACTATGATAAGTCAAAATTACTTgcttttactttattttctttctttctttctttttttcatttacaaTAATTGAATGAGATGCTCTCATTTTCAAAagcaaaatatacataaaatatttcatctGTGTACACACAAGTTTCAATCCAACCTAATCAAAGTcaaaatgtttgattttgggtGATCATTGAAATGTTAATCTTGTTCGCAATCAAATTTCAATCCACCTAATTTTCTTCTGTCCTTGAGGAAATTATTCATAAGTTAACCTTTGAAACTCAATCATTCAAAAGTTTCAATCCACATGTTTTTCcttttgtcttgttatttagttatatattttcaaatcttgAGCCACTTGAAGAGCAGTTTTTGGTGCAAATTGGATTCGTCACTCACCAGGTCCACATGTTAtgtaaatgtttttataaaatagattgCTAACTTAATTTCATTAGATACAAATGTATGGTCCAAAGAGAGTTGTTGATATCAATTGTAGATGTTGATACTTATAAGTGGAACTACTgagttttatttcttttgcttCCAATATCAATAGAAAAATCTAATAACATACAACTTCTATTGGAACATGAAAGGCTGGCTATACTGGGATTGGTGTTGGAGGTGCTTACTACAGTCTCTGGCCTATTATAGAGTTCATGACATTTAATTTCGCCATGCATGTTAACATCACATATAAGCTTTAGTTAAGTAAATCTCTATCCTTACCAACTATTCATTTTGATACTTCCAAAAGTCTATATCATATGTTGAGTTGAGATCTCTTGCTTTATATTGTGTGAAGATTGAGTAAGTTATAGAGATTTACTTGACTCAATTGTTGGATACAGAATTGACTTTTTGTACAATTTAGTATTAAAGTCTCTCTTAGACTGCATTGGTGTGAGAAATTCTCCAACACCTTTTGTTGAAAGTATTTACGAAAAGGATTGACGTGTTTGAcatcttttttttctcatttagtgAAAGGGAATTTAGTTCGTTGTCTTCTGATACCATTTGTTTATGTTGTCAAGGGCAATGAAATGTTTTTTCTTTGGATCTTATTGCAGGCAATAGACAACATAATTAATTCAGTTGCAATGCAAATCTAACTAAATGTGTGTTGGTCAAATATCAGTTCCGATAAGTGGGATGCACAAAATTGTCTTTTGGTTTATGGAGTTGTCTTTGtttatatctttttatatagctttagtattttttagtttaattgtgttttaaactattagaacattattataaaattgtaatatgttaattaatgttttttattatttaattataatatgattttatgatataatattattgagatgatttagattaattttgttattatttaaatgagaATAATCAGATCTTCTAAAtgttcatttttaataattattcaattaaattattttaaaaaaaattaaaatataaaataaagattattaaataaatagacttttagcgacgCTTAATTTAGtgttaccgacgcttaaataagcgttgttaaaacttgTGCCCACCATGtttctggcgacgcaagaataagtgtcggtgacatttttggcgacgcttttaaaggttggcagaagtctttttcaACGTCACCGAaagtcttttttgttgtagtgactTATCTTTATGATTGTTCCGATTGaactatttttttcataaaaaaaaaagtaaaaaaattaatgaatttattaattatttattttaaacaaaaaattatataaaatattttattgggaCCTGTTAaactaaaatgttatttattaaataaatggaTTAGgctaagttttt is part of the Impatiens glandulifera chromosome 1, dImpGla2.1, whole genome shotgun sequence genome and encodes:
- the LOC124922663 gene encoding ABC transporter C family member 10-like, whose amino-acid sequence is MSLVFSIQNQCKLANYIISVERLNQYMHIPSEAPEVIEETRPPLNWPSMGKFEIQGLQIRYRDDTPLVLRGISCTFQGGHKIGIVGRTGSGKTTLISALFRLVEPSGGKDCSRWDRYNNSWTS